The stretch of DNA CGCGATGATAAGTAACTTTGCATGGGCCTTATAAAAGATTTACCATGGACTATAACCCACATATGGCCTGGCCCAGAATAGGATTTAGtatgtttattaataaatcgTCGAGTGCTGTAAACATCTGATAACAGCGCCCTCATTACATTACATCgctcatacgccgcgtggtCCATTTGGGAATTTACCTTAGTAAGACCATGCAAAACAGCAAAATTCCTTTCGCCGCCCCTTTTTGAAACACTCTGCTTGCCATGTTaattttcagatatttttaaatatttattttaagactgTTTATCCGAGTTGCGATCTGTTTTCATTCCGAATATTCCATTGTCACGATCGCCGTTAGCAGGTGTACGTCCAATCCGTTCAAATCGAATTACTTTCGCTATGCTAAATACATAatcaaaaatttgttgttttccgCGCTACGCCGTTTAATCGCCACGCATCCGCGTATCTATCCGCACTGTGCTACTTTTTTCGCGTTTGAAGTTCAAATGCGGCGCGAACGCGAAACGCTTGGGCTTTTGCCGTTTCTTCTTCTGCCGCTCAGCgggtattatattttttgacgCCAGAGATCTCCAGCGGCAAAACAGCTGACGGCGAGAGTGATATAGACTTATCAATATACAGCGCTCTCTATACATTTTTTGGGGGCTCGTTTCGACTGAGAAGCAGCTGTTGATTTTCGCCAGGCGCTGGGTGAAATGGTGGGGGTTTGATTTACGATCAGTGTCAGGGTCGATTCACGTGGGCTTATATTGATCGTTCACTCTGAAAATCCACTCCACCAAGCGCCGGCTGAATCATCTTCATCCACTACCCGGTTCATTGGCATACaaattacttataatttaGACAGCCACCAATTTGAACGCTTTTAATGGCCTCGGCGGCAGAATAAAAGCAATTAACAATCATGTGACATAGAGTTAATACCTTTCTAATATGTTTAATCGTCTGGTCTGTATTTGTACaccaaaatatacatttaatttgagGGCTAAACTAGGGAATATAGTTAACACAAACCGTTTCGACTAGGGTCTTGTGTGTGTGCCAGTGCAATGCGTACATAAGTTTGACTAAAAATTGCGTGGTCTagtttttaacaattatttggTTTCGAGTTTCCAGCTAGGTGCTTGTGCATTGTACATTGTACTTTCTAACGCTGCAGGCAGTTTAACTAGAGCTCTGAGCTTCTTTGGACCGGTGAAATGCATCGACATTGATATACTATATACACAAATATGCGTATGTTGATAAGATATTTTCTATGAAACTTTGTAAGCCTGCCGCGAGGCCGTGAAGGTACAATTTGCCTGCATTCTGTCTATTGGACTTCTCTAGGTTATAGTTTTCAATCGATATCTCCACCTATATTTGCTTCAGTGGAAGCATCGCCCGCTGCTTCGTTTGCAACACCACTGGCGTTGTGGATTTTCTCGTTGGTCTCGGCCTGCTTCTGCCGCTCGTAGGCGCGAACATCCTCGAGGGTCATGCCATGCCATTCGTCCAGCCAGGCAAAAGCCTGCCGATGGCCCAGCAGGAGAATCTCCTTGATGCCGCGCTGAATAAAGTCCTCCACTTTGGTCTGCAGACCCCAGACTTCGAAGCTGGCATGGACCACCTTGTAGGAGCACATGATGGGTTTGTCGGTGTCCCGCCATCCCTCAGTCAGTGGACCGCGATCTgggaatacaaaatatattaatatttatcccTAGTCAATGTTTAAACACATTACTTGTCTTTTCAGATTTGTAGAACTTGGgatcctcctccttcttgtaATGCTTGGCACTGACTTCATCGAAAGCTATATCCAAATGATCCACAGTTCGAGCTTTCAGCTCTTCTTCCGTGAGATCCAAACACTGTCAATCATAACCATTATTAATCAATCAATCAGAATTGTTTCTTGAGCTGTTATTACGTTTTCTGTGCTGCCATTATTATCCTCGTACTTCGTTTTGATGAGGACATTTAACTTGGGTATGAAGGAACACTGCAAGGATATAATTGGTTAGCGAAGGACAACCGAAATAGAAGGCATACAATTACCGTGTATTCTATTAAAAGTTCCAGCCAATTACGGTCCAATCACAGCACATGAAATTATaatgcaaaatcaaaaataaatcaataggCCAGCTCATCAAATATAGCTCAAGTGCGTATAAAGTGTTATTTTCGGCTGAAAGGGTTTAAAAATACAGTCCCCTGGGTTtgatataaaaagaaaaagctcATTTGGGGTATTATTTCACGTTCTAAGCGCTTAAGAATACAACACACTAGGGACTAATTTAGATTTGTCAAGAGATTTGAGGCCTTATGATAGCAAAGCTATAACAAACATGGAAAATGAGTATCGAGAAGTTTTAGATATGATATCTAAACACTTTTATAAGCAATCAGTCAGACgatgaccaaaaaaataaaccttgTCATGATGTTCTAGACTTTTTAAATAGAAGTGGCTAACGTGACCATTTGTAAACACTGAAAATGTTATTTGAATGTAAATAGACCAGCTTGTAATGGATTCCACCCTCGAAGTCAACGACCCAAGAGCCAGAACAAACCCCATCGAGTGCATAACAATCCTCATCGAGTGCATTGGCCACCATGTAATCTGATTTTATCAGCCTATGCGATGGGAATAGCGACAGTTGTTAACAAATTGCCAAACGCAGATTGCAGGCGCATGGTGCCTGCTTTTGATCGCCGTGAAAGCCGAATCGATGACGTACTGGATGGGTAAACAGGTGTGCGTTTAATGGAACCTTTATCGGCAGACGTACCCCCACCACAAAACCACAATAGATGATGGTCTAATGATAACGTGGAATTCTTGCTGGCCCCCAAAAACACATGATGTTTCCAAGACCATTTGCCATATGGCTGAGGTACGAGGGCGAGGGGGGAATCGCCGCCTCAGGAATACACAAATTGGGTTAAAAATAGAATGGGATGCGCAGTAGGCGGTGGGTGGGCTACCGTTACTGCTCACCTGTTAGCGTGTAGGGATAGTAGTTCCACGATTTCTCTATCACATAGAAGACGCGCGGGCAGATGGCCTGAATCCAGTAGGGCAGTCGGCTGAAGTTAGGGAGTAACATATCATTAGTGGACTATTCTGATCCTGTATCCTAAGGAAATCTTACTTGGACAAGTGGATGTGCTTCTCCGTGTACTGACCCTTGCCGTGCACGGGATCCTCGCAGGGCTTGTTCTCCACCACCTCGACGCCCTCACCCTCCTCCGATTGTTCCAGGCTATGGCGCGCTATCATATAAAGCTGTCCGATCTTGTACTGCAAAATGATGAAAGAAAATCGTTAATTGCGTGTAAGTAATAGCGGATATTAAGGTCAAGGACGTACCTCCTCCACGGTGAGCGGCATGCACACGCGGTATTCCTTGGTCAGCACCATTTCTTTGGCGGATGCGGCTGCCGGAGAAAATCCAAATCGAAACTTTTAACGTTACGCAAAGCGACACACACGCGACGCAACGACAAACCAACAACAAATGAGCAATGTGGCCAGGCAGCGCACTTTGGATATatcttggaattttaaaataatgcgAAATGGTAGGAAACTTTGCTAACCGGTCAGTAATGTTCCAACCCATAAAGAAGGCCCTTaatgggaaatattttaatagttcaaatatcttttaaaaaatacggtcaaaaagttataagtattaaaaataacaggtaatttaatttttattattatttaactgtATAAGAAAACTAACTTCAAGTtgtaaaaaagttattaatttaaaacgttttatttataattatacctATAGGTTAAATGTGATTATATTTCGTGGTCTTCTATCTTATATTATTTAAGGCTaataattaacaattatttattttaaacaataaaattaaaaaatattcacactTTTTAGAGGATGCCACTTTTGGAACTACCCTCGAAACTATCGATAAATTTGGCAATTCCCAAAATTGCAACTACGGTCACTTCGCCACGTGCATTCTTTCACTTCTTTTTTTCATTCAAAATGGCCAGTCGAGTTTTCTCTCTTGATTCTCaactaaaatttaacaaaagggTAAGTTAAGGTTTGATTTAACTGTTAAAAACACGCCGCTTGTTTACTTGATGATAATATTCGTACCGCCCCAGTCTGAAAAGACGTGTTGATTGGTTCTCTAAACTGATGCCAAAACCCACATGTTGCAGACTGATTAAGtgattaaattgaaatatactCATATTGTTCTTTTAATTTACAGAACGCCACGCGGTAGCAGCAAACAACTGcattaaaatgaaatggaaaagttCAAGTTTGGAAGGTTTATTACCAGACATATCACACGTGTCGAAAAGTAAGGTTAGTTTTGActtcaaataaatttgaaaattcattgAACTATAGTTTACGATACGCATGAAGTCGTAGTCTATTGGTACAGTAACTTAACCAGATTTTGGTTGGGTATAAAGTTTTACCTCCCGTCCAGGTAAAAATTGGGTTTTTCAAAGGGACTGTACAAGATGATTATGGCTTCAATctcaaaaaataaactattgtTCTTTGTATTCTCCTAAAACTGTATGATGAAAGACTTTACCCAGCTCGCTTTGATATTCTATGAAGAGAACTGTTCCAAACCAACGCAAAAATAAACTGCTGACTCTTACTCATACAAGAAACAATGCTACCTATACTATAACTACTAAAATAGtgttttttctatttacaGGCTACTATGGACAGTCTATATGCACTATGTTATCAATTTCGTCAAAGgtgtgtattttatattttaccaaagcatatagaaaaaccattgtaaatgatgatttattattatttgctaCTCTTGAAAGCCTCTGATGAATACTTTCACCTTAAAAACTGAAGTACACTTAAAATATCGgaagttttttattaataatttttaagtggactatattttaaatttctttcattttctgTTTTCCAGGCTGACGAGCCCAAGAATCATAGCTTGTGAAACTCTTGAGAGATTGCAAAGATCCAggtaaaaagatttttatattaGTGTAATCAATTCTATAACAGTATGATGAAAGACTTTACCCAGCTCGCTTTGATATTCTATGAAGAGAACTGTTCCAATTCCAACGCAAAAATAAACTGCtgacttaattaattttataattatttgttttgtctttaaaaaatactaacgcttaaaacatttgtattatttccAGGAAAAGCCAGATGTCGATGTAAAATCGGATACATAATGCCAGGGGAGAAATCCtatggaaaatattattttcaaaagtatgctacacattTGTACTGAAAACCCCTCCTCAACTGCTCAATGCTGCCGAAAACAGGTAAGAAAAAAGcgtattttgtataaaattacaaatttatcgTATGATGAAAGACTTTACCCAGCTCGCTTTGATATTCTATGAAGAGAACTGTTCCAAAACCAACGCAAAAATAAACTGCTGACTTATTTCATACataaaatcctatgatttttCTTTAAACGTTCATTAAcaatagttttatttaaatatttgcagaAATTGATTTAACAACTTGATATTGACTCGCAATTTAGTCAAACTGTGGATCTTCTCTACTCAGGTGTgtatttaattctttaaaataatcaaacttaaattgaaaatgatgatttattattatttgctaCTCTTGAAAGCCTCTGATGAATACTTTCACCTTTGAAACtgagtcaaaataataaatttgaatgtcttaaatcaaaaatgtacaagtttattgattttttgatgTGTCTTGTATTTATAGATTGGTGCCACAAAAAAACACTGAAGTGCTAGCCAAATCGGAAATATCAggtaattaataaacattttacgaAAAACACCTCTTTTAAAAGTATGATGAAAGACTTTACCCAGCTCGCTTTGATATTCAATGAAGAGAACTGTTCCAATTCCAACGCAAAAATAAACCGCTGACTTTCTTcatttatacaaaaattggTGTATCctgaatttttctttaaacaagtttctgttttgctttttcagaaatatgtaTTGGGATTCATCGTAGTGGCTGCCAATTTTGTAAGACATCGGCATAGgtgtgtaaaaatataatactaaaagtatttattaaaaactgcTTTTATGATGTTAACGATACCGCCCCAGTCGTAAGAACCTTGACGATTGGATTTATAAACTGAATCTTCTATCAAACTAGAAATTTGGAATGCCTACAAAATCGTgtattaaagtaatttttacaatttcagATTTGAATGAATGGCTTTGCAATTTCTGGCTTCATAGTTCAACGGTGAGTAAATCTgccttaaaacattttatatattttctatgaTGTCAACCAAatagacaagcatataaccgAACAATCGTGTTGATTTTCACCTgactgagaaaaaaaatacataaagttttataatatcttgaaaaacaaattcttacgaactgtattttacaGACAAAGCCCAGAGGAAAATGCCTATAGAAATGCTTGTAAACACGATGCCAAAATGGTAAGCATTTAATAAGCAATGATTTTCATATATGTAATGATGAACACCTTATTTAAGCCAAACAGTTATCCCTGTCATAAGAATAATTGATGATAAAATAAGCTGATACATATATGAAACTTATTCTACTAGTAGTTTTCCTATAAACattgttattaatttcttGTATTTTACTTACAGATTTCTTACTTCAGTATTTATCAAGCTGCAAAAGGACTTCGGTGATTTAAAAGGTCAGTGTCCAGTATTTTCTGCCCcttaaaaattgcttttatgaTGAACAACTTATTTAAGCCAAAACAGTTATCCCTGTCATAAGAATAATTGATGATACAGTTTGCTGACATATTTACcttttgaccattttgtaaaGTTATAAACtgaatattaatattgattatcttttatattttatatttgtagcTTTTTTGTGGTGCACGTTGGATAGACCTCAATTGACTGATAATGgctttacaaaaattaaggtGAGCCTACATTCAAATATAGCTTTTAacattacaattattttttatgatgatTAAAGATACCGCCCCAGTCGGAGAAATTATGTCGATTGGTTAAACTTACTGATAaattaacttaataataaatttaacgaTTTGTTTTACCTTTCACAAGAACCCTTTATTAAAACCGTGATCTCTTTTGTCTTACAGATGTTctttgtttttcaaaattgGAAGAACTATAAAGGAGTCAAGTCGTTCTGATCAGAAAAAAAGGTGGGTCTACTTTAaactacaatttattttttaagatttggaGAGGTTTTGAATGATGATTATAGATACCGCCCCAGTCGGAGAAATTATGTCGATTGGTTAAACTCACTGATTAATTTATGTCTATAAATTTATGTTACTTTCTACAAGAATCTTTATTAAATCTGCTCTCTCTTTTGTATTATAGATATCctgaaaaaaacggaaaacatTCGGCTGTCTGTCGGACAAATTAAGGTGTGTATACgaataattcatttaattttcgaAAACTTTCTGATGACACA from Drosophila takahashii strain IR98-3 E-12201 chromosome 2R, DtakHiC1v2, whole genome shotgun sequence encodes:
- the rdgBbeta gene encoding cytoplasmic phosphatidylinositol transfer protein 1 — protein: MVLTKEYRVCMPLTVEEYKIGQLYMIARHSLEQSEEGEGVEVVENKPCEDPVHGKGQYTEKHIHLSNRLPYWIQAICPRVFYVIEKSWNYYPYTLTEYTCSFIPKLNVLIKTKYEDNNGSTENCLDLTEEELKARTVDHLDIAFDEVSAKHYKKEEDPKFYKSEKTNRGPLTEGWRDTDKPIMCSYKVVHASFEVWGLQTKVEDFIQRGIKEILLLGHRQAFAWLDEWHGMTLEDVRAYERQKQAETNEKIHNASGVANEAAGDASTEANIGGDID